From Ptychodera flava strain L36383 chromosome 2, AS_Pfla_20210202, whole genome shotgun sequence, the proteins below share one genomic window:
- the LOC139147583 gene encoding tyrosine-protein kinase receptor Tie-1-like has translation MKNRAKESYENIIPNSRDITSYVLLQFAWQIAKGMSFIASKKCIHKDLATRNILLGRNKCCKISDFGLARHVNDNFIERRTAEMRLPIRWMALESLVFSVYTTESDVWSYGVVLWEIVTLGSTPYGRLSPSEIVRKVKDGHRLPKPIHCSDEFYQVMQACWKEQREERPTFSDICLTVGQLANDGAQDHLTMEDFDDRDYVNIHVLPGNWSQDERI, from the exons ATGAAGAACAGAGCCAAGGAGTCATATGAAAACATCATCCCAAACAGTCGAGATATAACATCATATGTTTTACTTCAGTTTGCTTGGCAAATCGCTAAAGGGATGAGTTTCATTGCTTCTAAAAAG TGTATCCACAAGGACTTGGCGACAAGAAATATTCTTCTTGGACGGAATAAGTGCTGTAAGATATCAGACTTTGGTTTGGCAAGACACGTCAATGATAATTTCATAGAACGGCGCACAGCTGAG ATGCGTTTGCCGATAAGATGGATGGCTTTAGAGTCTCTGGTATTCTCAGTGTACACAACAGAAAGTGACGTTTGGTCATACGGTGTCGTTCTGTGGGAGATAGTTACACTTG GATCAACGCCATACGGGAGGTTATCACCGTCGGAGATTGTTCGTAAAGTAAAAGATGGCCACAGGCTACCAAAGCCCATTCATTGCAGTGATGAATT TTACCAGGTCATGCAAGCGTGTTGGAAAGAGCAACGGGAGGAAAGACCCACCTTTTCTGATATATGCTTGACGGTTGGGCAATTAGCCAATGACGGCGCACAG GATCATCTGACCATGGAAGATTTTGACGATCGTGACTATGTAAATATACATGTCTTACCAGGTAACTGGTCTCAAGATGAAAGAATATGA